One genomic region from Sphingobacterium sp. UGAL515B_05 encodes:
- a CDS encoding DEAD/DEAH box helicase has protein sequence MSLEKLKLSKRLTATMTELGYLAPKEIQSRCISRILGGQDVIAIAPEGAGKTTTYVLSTLMKLKFTTDEAPKFLILAPNEERIDEIVERFYQLSKNKGLRIIGLRASGSMEEEIEELVDGKDIVVATPNRARAVYLKLALNLNRIQTLIIDDAEEIIKQGMQNTVRELAESCGKVQHLVFSTVEHQKLYDMIDNFMNENCASVEIDELENDTVDTLDLLLYHVPNFTTKINLLNLLLQDKDVFQKVVVFVNSKLTAQKLASSLFSSNKEEIAILNPLFYDDFGYETMEDFKENNQSRVLIIARENTNDVDLSAIPFIFQFELPNEKEEFLNHLVKNDDNEESVVLTFTTDLELPMVKKIEQAVGKRMDVLELPEDLAIYNPITDKKKKSSKEEDKEDLSRGGAFHQKKESNAKTFNYGGGEKAKMTMKMKKK, from the coding sequence GTGTCGTTAGAGAAACTAAAACTTAGCAAAAGATTGACTGCTACGATGACTGAACTCGGTTATCTGGCTCCAAAGGAAATTCAAAGTAGATGCATTTCCAGAATTCTTGGTGGACAGGATGTGATTGCCATCGCTCCGGAAGGTGCTGGCAAAACCACAACTTATGTCTTATCTACCTTGATGAAGTTGAAATTCACAACAGATGAAGCTCCGAAGTTTTTGATCTTGGCGCCTAATGAAGAACGTATCGACGAAATTGTTGAGAGATTCTACCAATTAAGCAAAAATAAAGGTCTACGCATCATTGGATTGCGGGCTTCAGGTAGCATGGAAGAAGAAATCGAAGAACTGGTTGATGGAAAAGATATTGTTGTAGCTACTCCAAATCGTGCAAGAGCGGTCTATCTTAAATTGGCCTTGAATCTCAACCGTATTCAGACATTAATTATTGATGATGCTGAAGAGATTATCAAACAAGGAATGCAAAATACAGTAAGGGAATTAGCCGAAAGCTGTGGAAAGGTACAACATTTGGTTTTCAGTACTGTTGAACACCAAAAACTTTATGACATGATCGACAATTTCATGAATGAAAATTGTGCCTCAGTCGAAATAGATGAACTTGAAAATGACACGGTCGACACCCTAGATCTATTATTATATCATGTTCCTAATTTCACAACAAAGATCAATTTATTAAATCTTCTGTTGCAGGATAAAGATGTATTTCAAAAAGTAGTCGTCTTTGTAAACTCGAAACTTACTGCCCAAAAGTTGGCCAGCAGTTTGTTCAGTAGCAATAAAGAAGAAATTGCCATCCTCAATCCATTGTTCTACGATGATTTTGGCTATGAAACCATGGAAGATTTCAAGGAAAATAATCAATCTCGTGTCTTGATTATTGCACGGGAAAATACAAACGATGTGGACCTTTCCGCTATTCCATTCATTTTTCAATTTGAGTTACCGAATGAAAAGGAGGAATTCTTAAATCATCTTGTTAAAAATGACGATAATGAAGAATCGGTCGTATTGACTTTCACAACAGATCTGGAATTACCAATGGTTAAAAAAATAGAACAGGCCGTCGGTAAAAGAATGGATGTTTTGGAATTGCCTGAGGATCTTGCAATCTATAATCCCATCACCGACAAAAAGAAAAAGTCGAGCAAAGAGGAAGATAAAGAAGATCTGTCCCGTGGCGGTGCTTTTCACCAAAAGAAAGAAAGCAATGCCAAGACCTTTAATTATGGAGGCGGCGAAAAGGCAAAAATGACGATGAAAATGAAAAAGAAATAA
- a CDS encoding helix-turn-helix domain-containing protein, producing MNKLQSLREKLNLTQEELAQKSSISVRTIQRIEAGQSPKGYTLRALAQALNVDESEFSAYDMPAESENLTWIKIINLSSLPFSILPPLNVLVPIAIMLLKKQHSYKVRQLISIQIVSTLIAVLLLLVIFILNDWLGVKSNVKLLIPLCWIFMNIIVILRNAIGLNKGENSRILPDISIL from the coding sequence ATGAACAAATTACAATCATTACGTGAGAAACTCAATTTAACCCAAGAGGAACTAGCACAAAAATCAAGTATTTCAGTTAGAACAATTCAGCGGATTGAAGCGGGGCAGTCGCCAAAGGGCTACACCCTTCGTGCACTTGCACAGGCATTGAATGTGGACGAATCGGAGTTTTCTGCATATGATATGCCTGCTGAATCCGAAAATCTCACATGGATCAAAATTATCAACCTTTCTTCCTTACCCTTTTCTATATTGCCTCCACTAAATGTTTTGGTGCCTATCGCAATCATGCTGTTAAAAAAACAGCATTCGTATAAGGTCCGTCAGTTAATCTCAATACAAATCGTATCTACCTTAATCGCGGTGTTACTGTTGCTTGTTATTTTTATACTCAACGATTGGCTAGGTGTTAAAAGCAATGTGAAATTGCTTATTCCGCTATGTTGGATCTTTATGAATATAATCGTTATACTACGAAATGCGATCGGATTAAATAAAGGTGAAAATTCACGGATCTTGCCCGATATTAGTATTTTATAG
- a CDS encoding Gfo/Idh/MocA family oxidoreductase gives MRNTKLKMGMVGGGKNAFIGAVHRMAAGIDGQIELCCGALSADPLVAKESAALLGLPKERSYGSYQELIIEESKRSADDRMNFVSIVTPNFAHFEPAMMALEHGFHVVLEKPMTLTTEQAELLQQKVAETGLILCVTYTYSAYPMVKQARHLVKEGQLGSIRKIMVEYPQGWLSKMIENGLSLAFWRTDPEKSGKSGCMGDIGTHAAHLAEYISGLKITKMCADLQTFVTGRKLEDDGNILLGFENGATGVLSASQVAAGEENALKIRVYGELGGLEWNQQDANTLIFKQLDAPTQLFRAGQQYLSPIAKHNIRLPAGHPEGYIEAFANIYRNFAATLLASMQGIEPREEDTDFPTVADGLRGMKFLETVIASGKSTQKWTDFIR, from the coding sequence ATGCGCAATACAAAACTAAAAATGGGCATGGTCGGCGGTGGAAAAAATGCATTTATTGGGGCTGTACATCGTATGGCTGCAGGAATTGATGGTCAAATTGAATTATGTTGCGGCGCACTGAGCGCTGATCCCCTTGTTGCAAAAGAATCCGCCGCGCTTTTAGGTCTTCCAAAGGAAAGGAGCTATGGAAGTTACCAGGAGCTGATTATCGAGGAAAGTAAACGTTCGGCGGATGACCGCATGAACTTTGTCAGTATAGTCACGCCGAATTTTGCTCATTTTGAACCAGCAATGATGGCTCTGGAACATGGCTTCCATGTCGTGCTTGAAAAGCCGATGACGCTGACAACAGAACAGGCCGAATTGCTCCAACAAAAAGTAGCTGAAACAGGATTGATACTCTGTGTTACATACACCTACTCGGCCTATCCGATGGTAAAACAAGCTCGCCATCTTGTCAAAGAGGGCCAATTAGGTTCGATTAGAAAGATTATGGTAGAATATCCGCAGGGTTGGCTCAGTAAGATGATCGAAAATGGTCTTTCTTTGGCCTTTTGGCGGACAGATCCCGAAAAGAGTGGAAAAAGTGGTTGTATGGGCGATATTGGAACACATGCTGCCCACCTGGCAGAATATATTTCAGGTTTAAAAATCACTAAAATGTGCGCCGATCTTCAAACATTTGTGACCGGAAGAAAACTTGAAGATGACGGCAATATATTACTTGGATTTGAAAATGGAGCCACAGGCGTACTATCGGCATCTCAAGTTGCCGCTGGAGAAGAAAACGCATTAAAAATTAGAGTATATGGTGAACTTGGGGGATTGGAATGGAACCAGCAGGATGCAAATACACTCATCTTTAAACAGCTCGATGCGCCGACCCAGCTATTTCGTGCAGGTCAACAGTACCTTTCACCAATCGCCAAACATAACATCCGTCTACCGGCCGGTCACCCCGAAGGATATATAGAAGCATTTGCCAATATTTATAGAAATTTTGCAGCCACACTATTGGCTTCTATGCAAGGTATAGAGCCGCGAGAAGAAGATACTGATTTTCCTACTGTAGCTGATGGTCTGCGTGGCATGAAGTTCCTAGAAACTGTGATTGCCTCTGGAAAATCAACACAAAAATGGACCGATTTTATTCGTTAG
- a CDS encoding SGNH/GDSL hydrolase family protein — protein sequence MLSKVALTAFFLLFFSAIKAQENYSWFSPLEDKHVEGRLENQKLSAFNRLPDELESQVRKPVWELGKNSAGFYIDFQTSSPEITVQYQVVGGLNMPHMPTTGVSGLDLYAYDTAKKEWKWAYGSYDFSDTISYTWKNIGRNEKFNYRLYLPLYNTVKWLKIGVPNTAKLTYTHTTTAKPIVVYGTSIGQGACTSRPGLAWTSQVGRAFNNEVINLCFSGNGRLEQPILNMMNQEDAACYILDCIPNLAISKSLTETQLDSLLVHAVTFLRKEHPATPIILTQHSSGSIAEVFNEDKNAEYQQSSRVLKAAFEKLQSKGGRQLFLLSSQELNLDLNSTVDYAHPNDQGMERIANAYIKLLKKILK from the coding sequence ATGTTATCAAAAGTTGCGTTGACAGCGTTTTTTTTGTTGTTTTTTTCTGCCATTAAAGCGCAGGAGAATTATAGTTGGTTTTCTCCACTAGAAGATAAACATGTGGAAGGTAGGTTGGAGAATCAGAAGCTTTCAGCCTTCAACAGACTTCCGGATGAATTGGAAAGTCAGGTACGTAAACCTGTATGGGAGCTAGGTAAGAATAGCGCTGGATTCTATATTGACTTTCAAACTTCTTCGCCTGAGATTACAGTTCAATACCAAGTTGTCGGAGGCTTAAATATGCCCCATATGCCAACAACAGGTGTTAGTGGGCTGGATCTTTATGCTTATGATACGGCAAAGAAAGAATGGAAGTGGGCTTATGGCAGTTACGATTTTTCGGATACTATTTCTTATACGTGGAAGAATATTGGGCGCAATGAAAAATTTAATTACCGCTTATATCTTCCGCTCTACAATACTGTTAAGTGGTTAAAGATTGGTGTGCCTAATACGGCTAAATTAACATATACTCATACCACAACGGCAAAACCTATTGTTGTTTATGGAACTTCGATTGGACAGGGGGCCTGTACAAGCCGTCCTGGTTTGGCTTGGACCAGTCAGGTAGGAAGGGCATTTAATAACGAAGTGATCAATTTATGTTTCTCTGGAAATGGTCGGCTTGAACAGCCTATTTTAAATATGATGAACCAAGAAGATGCCGCTTGTTATATTCTCGATTGTATTCCCAATCTGGCTATTTCGAAATCGTTAACAGAAACACAATTGGATTCTTTGTTGGTCCATGCGGTGACATTTTTAAGAAAAGAACATCCCGCAACGCCTATCATTTTGACCCAGCATAGTTCGGGAAGTATAGCAGAGGTTTTCAATGAAGACAAAAATGCAGAGTATCAGCAAAGCAGCCGTGTACTGAAAGCTGCGTTTGAAAAATTACAATCGAAAGGGGGTCGTCAGCTTTTCTTATTGTCGAGCCAAGAGCTTAATCTGGATCTGAATTCGACTGTAGATTATGCTCATCCAAATGATCAAGGTATGGAAAGAATCGCAAATGCGTATATTAAATTGTTGAAGAAAATTCTAAAGTAG
- a CDS encoding sugar phosphate isomerase/epimerase: MTTIKGPAIFLAQFIGDEAPFNSLDSICQWAAALGYKGIQLPTLDARFIDLEKAALDKSYALDLKAKVQSFGLEITELSTHLQGQLVAVNPSFDDLFDAFAPQHLHGNPQARQQWAIQQLKYAVQASHNLGLKALATFSGAFLWPFIYPWPQRPANLIETGFAELAKLWLPILDECDLYDVDLCYELHPGEDLHDGATFDLFLENVNYHKRANILYDPSHFVLQCLDYLQFIDIYHERIKMFHVKDAEFNPSGRQGVYGGFQNWQSRAGRFRSIGDGQVDFKSIFTKLTQYDYQGWAVLEWECAFKNAEDGAREGALHIKDYIIRVTDKAFDNFAAVETNDSLNRKLLGL, encoded by the coding sequence ATGACAACAATTAAAGGTCCTGCCATCTTTCTTGCACAGTTTATCGGTGATGAAGCTCCGTTTAACTCTTTGGACTCAATCTGCCAGTGGGCAGCAGCGCTTGGCTATAAGGGCATACAACTGCCAACTTTGGATGCCCGTTTTATCGATCTAGAAAAAGCAGCGCTCGATAAAAGCTATGCACTTGATCTAAAAGCTAAAGTACAGTCATTTGGATTGGAAATCACCGAACTTTCAACCCATCTCCAAGGGCAATTGGTGGCTGTGAATCCAAGTTTCGATGATCTATTTGATGCTTTCGCACCACAGCATTTACATGGTAATCCTCAAGCAAGACAACAGTGGGCGATCCAGCAATTAAAATATGCCGTACAAGCTTCCCATAACCTCGGACTTAAAGCGCTAGCGACCTTTAGTGGCGCCTTTCTATGGCCATTTATATACCCTTGGCCACAAAGACCAGCTAACCTGATCGAAACGGGTTTTGCTGAACTTGCAAAATTATGGTTACCTATTCTCGATGAATGCGACTTGTATGATGTCGACCTATGTTATGAATTACACCCCGGAGAAGATCTCCATGACGGTGCTACTTTTGACTTATTTCTCGAAAATGTAAATTACCACAAGCGGGCAAACATTCTCTATGATCCCTCCCATTTTGTTCTTCAATGTCTTGACTATCTTCAATTCATCGACATTTACCATGAGCGAATTAAAATGTTTCATGTTAAAGACGCTGAGTTCAATCCTTCTGGTCGTCAGGGTGTCTATGGTGGCTTCCAGAACTGGCAGTCAAGGGCCGGTCGTTTTAGATCAATTGGTGATGGCCAAGTGGATTTCAAATCCATATTTACCAAACTCACACAATATGATTATCAAGGCTGGGCAGTACTGGAATGGGAATGTGCATTCAAAAATGCTGAAGATGGTGCACGGGAAGGCGCGCTGCATATTAAAGACTATATTATCCGTGTTACTGACAAGGCATTCGATAATTTTGCTGCCGTCGAAACCAATGATAGCCTTAACCGTAAACTATTGGGTTTGTAA
- a CDS encoding DMT family transporter has product MKYIYLFLAIAAEIFATTFLKKSAGFTLIKPTLICIVGYIIAFYFLSITLKYLPVGISYAIWSGVGIVAITLIGMFLFKQIPDTAAIIGMVLIVVGVIIINLFSKMGAH; this is encoded by the coding sequence ATGAAATACATTTATCTATTTCTTGCCATAGCCGCTGAGATATTTGCAACCACTTTTCTAAAGAAGTCTGCAGGTTTTACCCTTATAAAACCTACCCTTATCTGTATTGTAGGTTATATTATTGCCTTCTATTTTTTAAGTATCACACTTAAATACCTCCCCGTCGGAATATCCTATGCAATTTGGTCTGGCGTTGGTATCGTTGCCATTACACTGATTGGTATGTTCTTATTCAAACAGATTCCCGATACAGCAGCCATTATCGGCATGGTATTGATTGTTGTTGGAGTCATTATTATCAATCTATTTTCAAAAATGGGCGCACATTAG
- a CDS encoding sensor histidine kinase gives MGHIQNFWRSVLIFFTFLCVCFTVFGQEQLQELKKSYYSLPLGSKERFVLTGKYAQALYFNNEKALASQLLNDNIQLARNYPDKQYYAYLNCIAAMNSFNDHAYEKSRYYLEHAKSVLPIVTDNGIKGYVHYCDGWVMTRQNKEDEAVSQFHKAIPFLEKAPQTEANIARKLAVYKELTAIYANQRNYDFQEKYTSLLLETAKEGKNVNSLFDAYMQAGYLFEEEYRSNNADRDLLRKAEQHYLEAYNLINKNEKHLVNPTDLAYVSVNLANLYHEFYPDNGGKKAIFYARQALDIAAETGQYAITIPAYGILADESFKVGHREEGKKYLQQALYNLQREAHYDYQVGLSLFSRLAEVSVEEGKYEEAFNYQKSYIDVFEKAFNSDKLDKTKQLELKYERELQNQKLMRLRLEGEKKEQQIKLMKALNDRQHQLVENLKLNELNRSQQLKVLQLERDKKEQDLQLSRLENEQRLQELDVSKKQIAFKSRMNSIYIWLFISCLIVTVLLFYAYWQRSKALKQKEHLHELEIEKNNQQHAIKNLTAMLAGEEKERTRLARDLHDGLGGLLSSTKLGLSAINKNALEQETMKAGIDRSIDLLDGAVDELRRLAHNLMPDLIVKFGLKETLRDYASRMSQSTCQVECEFLQFESTLSTEQEISLYRVIQELVNNALKHANATNILIQLSSHNKRLHITIEDDGKGFDMESVDLQHSAGMHNVRSRLSFLNGEMKVMSENGAGTTIELELPMI, from the coding sequence ATGGGGCATATTCAAAATTTTTGGAGATCGGTACTGATATTTTTTACTTTTTTATGTGTCTGTTTTACTGTTTTTGGCCAAGAGCAACTGCAGGAGTTAAAGAAATCGTATTACAGTCTTCCTTTAGGAAGCAAGGAGCGGTTTGTATTGACTGGAAAATATGCGCAGGCCTTATATTTTAATAATGAGAAAGCGTTGGCCAGTCAACTGCTTAATGATAATATTCAGTTGGCAAGAAATTATCCAGACAAGCAATATTATGCTTATTTGAATTGTATTGCAGCCATGAACAGCTTTAACGATCATGCATATGAAAAATCACGGTATTATTTAGAACATGCTAAATCCGTACTCCCCATAGTTACCGATAATGGAATAAAGGGTTATGTTCATTATTGTGATGGATGGGTTATGACGCGGCAGAATAAGGAGGATGAAGCCGTTTCCCAATTCCATAAAGCGATTCCATTTTTGGAGAAGGCGCCACAGACTGAGGCAAATATCGCCCGAAAATTGGCGGTTTATAAAGAGCTTACAGCTATCTATGCAAATCAGCGTAACTATGATTTCCAGGAGAAGTATACTTCTCTTTTGTTAGAAACGGCTAAAGAAGGGAAGAATGTCAATAGCCTATTTGACGCCTACATGCAGGCTGGTTATCTATTTGAAGAGGAGTATAGATCGAATAATGCAGATCGTGATCTATTGAGGAAAGCTGAACAACACTATCTTGAGGCTTATAATTTGATCAATAAGAATGAGAAGCATCTGGTTAATCCGACTGATCTAGCGTATGTTTCAGTTAATCTAGCGAATCTGTACCATGAGTTTTATCCTGATAATGGCGGTAAGAAAGCGATATTCTACGCCAGACAGGCTTTAGATATCGCAGCTGAAACGGGGCAATATGCCATTACAATACCTGCTTATGGTATCCTCGCTGATGAGTCTTTCAAAGTGGGGCATCGCGAGGAAGGAAAAAAATATCTGCAGCAGGCACTGTACAATCTTCAAAGAGAGGCCCATTACGATTATCAAGTGGGACTAAGCCTATTTAGTAGACTGGCTGAAGTAAGTGTTGAAGAAGGTAAATATGAAGAGGCTTTCAATTATCAAAAAAGCTACATAGATGTATTTGAAAAAGCTTTTAATTCGGATAAACTCGATAAAACGAAGCAGCTGGAGCTGAAGTATGAGCGTGAACTGCAAAACCAAAAGTTAATGCGGCTTCGATTGGAAGGGGAGAAAAAGGAACAGCAGATCAAGTTGATGAAAGCCTTGAATGATAGGCAGCATCAACTGGTGGAGAATTTGAAGTTAAATGAACTGAATCGAAGCCAGCAACTTAAAGTATTGCAGCTCGAACGGGATAAGAAGGAGCAGGATCTGCAATTAAGCCGACTGGAAAATGAACAACGCTTACAGGAGCTTGATGTTTCCAAAAAACAGATTGCTTTCAAGTCACGGATGAATTCGATCTATATCTGGTTATTTATCAGTTGTTTGATTGTGACCGTATTGTTGTTTTACGCCTACTGGCAACGTTCAAAGGCATTGAAGCAAAAGGAACATTTGCATGAGCTTGAGATAGAAAAGAATAATCAACAACATGCCATTAAAAACCTGACTGCGATGTTGGCAGGGGAAGAGAAAGAGCGTACCCGTCTTGCTCGCGACCTTCATGATGGATTGGGAGGTTTACTGTCAAGTACCAAATTGGGATTATCAGCCATCAATAAAAATGCTTTGGAGCAAGAAACCATGAAAGCAGGAATCGATCGAAGCATTGATTTGCTGGACGGGGCTGTCGATGAACTTCGCCGGCTTGCGCATAATCTTATGCCAGATTTAATTGTAAAATTTGGTTTGAAAGAAACTTTAAGAGACTATGCAAGCCGAATGAGTCAATCTACATGTCAAGTTGAATGTGAATTTTTACAATTCGAATCAACCCTAAGTACGGAACAGGAGATTTCTTTGTATAGAGTTATTCAAGAATTGGTGAATAACGCGTTGAAGCATGCTAATGCGACCAATATTTTAATACAGCTTTCTTCACATAATAAACGTTTACATATTACAATTGAAGATGATGGCAAGGGTTTTGATATGGAAAGTGTCGATTTGCAGCATTCTGCAGGAATGCATAATGTGCGATCAAGACTTTCGTTTCTAAACGGGGAAATGAAGGTTATGTCGGAGAATGGAGCGGGTACAACCATTGAATTGGAATTACCCATGATTTAA
- a CDS encoding response regulator transcription factor, with protein sequence MIKIAITDDHPLLLEGLKNIINAHEDFEVVGMYSSATELFHRIATDMPLVLLLDINLPDANGIDLVKGLKDSNKDLKIIAFSVHNEFAVINSILNEGANAYLQKNANGDEILSAISAVLVGRRYLCEKTRAILNKKVEMGLKQVPKLTRREKEVLTFVAQGMTTNQIADSLFISSHTVESHRKNLMEKFQTKSVTAAVKSAIEYGLIREN encoded by the coding sequence ATGATAAAAATAGCGATTACAGACGATCACCCTTTGCTACTTGAGGGATTGAAAAACATTATAAATGCGCATGAGGATTTTGAAGTAGTGGGTATGTATTCCAGTGCAACTGAACTGTTCCATCGTATTGCTACTGATATGCCATTGGTATTGCTACTTGATATCAATCTACCGGATGCTAACGGTATCGATTTGGTTAAAGGCCTGAAGGATAGTAATAAGGATTTAAAAATTATTGCGTTTAGTGTCCACAATGAATTTGCAGTGATCAACAGCATTTTAAATGAGGGCGCCAATGCCTATTTACAGAAAAATGCAAATGGTGATGAAATACTTTCTGCCATTTCCGCTGTTCTTGTTGGAAGAAGATATCTCTGTGAAAAAACTCGGGCTATCTTGAATAAGAAAGTGGAAATGGGGCTTAAGCAAGTACCAAAATTGACACGTCGTGAGAAAGAAGTGCTTACTTTCGTAGCGCAAGGAATGACAACAAACCAAATTGCAGATTCATTGTTTATCAGTTCACATACGGTAGAAAGCCATCGCAAGAATCTAATGGAGAAATTTCAAACCAAAAGTGTTACTGCTGCAGTAAAATCGGCTATTGAATACGGATTAATTCGGGAAAACTAA
- a CDS encoding retropepsin-like aspartic protease has translation MKTHYQKRKSHMALTTFVIFLSLFTMTNVFPQNKIPLIKASSEKVSIKDGAYCHVDWKLDPRANPDVYFVNIPTKESTVVFRTDQEELTVMTKPGAMYDFIVLLNGADSCHIRIKAQLPPNLPVLDRNDPFPMRIPFRLIGSRIFLNGTINKKNVSIQFDLGAGTGVVNRNNSKQLDLLFSSFTTVSNTDGVNSERTSLDNQLRIGPMVWKNVSMTEVGNMKSFEDLIIGNSFFRNHIIEIDYDKMELVIHRDLPTKAKEYTKLPIFYEQNRPKFKAAFSHNQRHYDFWFLFDTGRDGTMLLGEDFTSIGHNWDNLEPLTMISNRKIIRLNASIAGVEFKDIVTNAADPAKPNGRTSLFGNQILNHFNVILDNQEGFLYLKPNGRIKEPYSNYEGYLNQMSQSMQKN, from the coding sequence ATGAAAACACACTATCAAAAAAGGAAAAGCCATATGGCCTTGACTACCTTTGTCATTTTTCTTTCTCTTTTTACGATGACGAACGTCTTTCCACAAAATAAGATACCTTTGATCAAAGCTTCATCTGAGAAAGTCAGTATTAAAGACGGCGCCTATTGCCATGTCGACTGGAAATTAGATCCTAGAGCAAACCCTGATGTCTATTTCGTGAATATTCCAACGAAAGAAAGCACAGTCGTTTTTAGAACAGATCAGGAGGAATTAACTGTTATGACTAAACCCGGAGCAATGTATGATTTCATCGTACTATTGAATGGGGCGGATTCTTGTCACATTCGTATAAAGGCTCAACTACCACCTAATCTACCTGTATTGGATCGAAATGATCCCTTTCCTATGCGAATACCATTTCGTCTTATTGGCTCAAGGATTTTCCTGAATGGAACAATTAACAAGAAAAATGTTTCGATACAGTTTGATTTAGGAGCAGGAACAGGTGTTGTCAATAGAAATAACTCAAAGCAGCTGGATTTATTATTTTCATCGTTTACGACAGTTTCGAATACCGACGGGGTCAATAGCGAGCGGACAAGCCTAGACAATCAATTGCGTATTGGGCCGATGGTTTGGAAAAATGTGTCAATGACAGAGGTCGGTAATATGAAGTCCTTTGAAGATCTTATTATTGGTAACAGTTTCTTTCGAAATCACATTATTGAAATCGATTATGACAAAATGGAATTGGTAATTCATCGCGATCTCCCCACCAAAGCAAAGGAGTATACAAAGCTTCCGATATTTTACGAACAAAATCGACCAAAGTTTAAAGCCGCTTTTAGCCATAACCAACGACATTACGATTTTTGGTTCCTTTTTGACACAGGTCGTGATGGCACTATGCTGTTGGGGGAAGATTTTACCAGTATAGGGCACAATTGGGACAATCTAGAGCCACTTACCATGATCAGTAACCGAAAGATTATCCGTTTGAATGCTTCAATAGCTGGTGTTGAATTTAAAGATATTGTGACGAATGCCGCTGATCCGGCCAAGCCTAATGGCAGAACAAGTTTATTCGGAAATCAGATTCTGAACCATTTTAATGTCATTTTGGATAATCAGGAAGGATTTCTTTATCTGAAACCAAATGGTAGGATCAAGGAACCTTATTCAAACTATGAGGGATATTTGAACCAGATGTCTCAGTCAATGCAGAAAAATTAA
- a CDS encoding YihY/virulence factor BrkB family protein produces the protein MDKRTKSRSKVKTYWRILKSTVSGFLNEDSMKYSASLSYYTVFSIGPILVLMIALAGIFYGEDAIEGKVFLELRGLVGSSAARQIQEVIQNLQLSGKSNLALLVSGITLILGATTVFGDIQNSINKIWHVRAKPKKGWLKLIQDRLLSSSLVIGLGFLLVVTLIVNGVILALTDQLQHYFPEITVMLMDGINFALSFGIIFLLFSVIFKALPDVNIHWRTVRAGALFTSILFVLGRYLIGVYLEHSATQDTYGAAGSFVLILLWVYYTAAILYFGAIYTREYATVMGIPIEPSQYAVHVETQEIERNVTEIPPAPLTPEEQMVTEEGTNFPKEP, from the coding sequence ATGGATAAACGAACGAAAAGTAGAAGTAAGGTGAAAACCTATTGGCGAATTTTAAAAAGTACGGTCTCGGGATTTTTGAATGAGGATTCGATGAAGTATAGTGCTTCATTATCCTATTATACTGTTTTTTCTATTGGTCCAATATTGGTTTTAATGATTGCCTTAGCCGGAATTTTTTATGGTGAGGATGCAATTGAAGGGAAAGTATTCTTGGAACTCCGTGGATTGGTGGGAAGCAGTGCCGCAAGACAGATTCAAGAGGTTATTCAGAATTTGCAACTTTCAGGAAAATCAAACCTGGCATTGCTTGTCAGTGGTATTACATTGATTTTAGGAGCAACGACTGTTTTTGGGGATATACAGAATTCGATCAATAAGATTTGGCATGTAAGGGCGAAGCCGAAAAAAGGCTGGTTAAAATTGATTCAGGATAGATTATTGTCTTCATCTTTGGTGATTGGATTGGGGTTCTTGTTAGTTGTTACATTGATTGTAAATGGTGTAATATTAGCATTGACAGATCAGCTACAGCATTATTTCCCGGAAATAACGGTGATGTTAATGGATGGGATTAACTTTGCATTGTCCTTCGGAATTATATTCTTATTATTTAGTGTCATATTCAAAGCGCTTCCGGATGTCAATATACATTGGCGGACAGTAAGGGCGGGGGCCTTATTTACTTCGATTTTATTTGTATTGGGACGTTATTTAATTGGAGTCTATCTGGAGCATTCTGCAACCCAAGATACCTATGGAGCGGCAGGTTCATTTGTGCTGATCCTGCTTTGGGTCTACTACACAGCAGCCATTTTATATTTTGGTGCAATCTACACAAGGGAGTATGCTACTGTAATGGGAATCCCTATTGAACCCTCGCAATATGCCGTGCATGTTGAAACGCAGGAAATTGAGCGTAATGTAACCGAAATACCTCCAGCTCCTTTAACGCCTGAGGAGCAGATGGTTACCGAAGAGGGTACCAACTTTCCCAAGGAACCATAA